CCTCAGGCGTATTATAGTCCTGATCTGCAAAACAAATCCCAATACTCGCCGTATTAGCAATATAATGCCCTGCTATTTTCACCGGTACTTTTATATTGACTAAAATATGATCTATTAACTCAAACACGGCTTCTTTATCATCATACTGATCAAGGAGAATAATAAATTCATCTCCACCAAACCGGCTAACTGTTCCCTTATTTTCCATTAGTTGAGTAATTTTATCGACTTGTTCTTTTAATGCTTGATCCCCTATGTGATGACCTAGCGTATCGTTTATATGCTTAAATTGATCTAAATCAACGAATAAAACCGCAAAATCAAAATCAGGATCCTCTTTATAATGAGTAATACAGTCTTTAATTTTCTTTAAAATAATATCCCTTTTCGGGAGTCCTGTTAACGAATCATGCGTCGATTTATATTGCAGTGAATCATTTAACTGTTTAAGTTCATAACTTAACATCTTATAGTGTTTTGTTTTATCTACTAATGAGTGAATCATTTTAGAAACCAATGTAACAAGTAGGCTGTTAATAAACGCACCTATTGCTAATCCATGCAATAACTGATCTGGAATGTTAGAGTTATTTGGTTTTAAAAAGAATGTGTAGACATAGGTAGATAATACCAAACTCGATATAATTCCAGTATATCTTTTTTGAGAAACAATAATATATAACACTGGTATGAGATAAATATATCTAGATATATATACTATTGATATAGACTGTACAACCATATGACTCATGAACAATATAAGTGCACAATACAGTAATAAATCTTTAATGTTATCGTTCTTTAGTATATATGCAACAACTAACATAAATAGGAATGCAAAATTAATAAGTAATGACGTAACATTTGAATATGTCATTACACTACTCAAAATAATATAGCCTAAAATAATAACGAATATCCATGGTGTTCCATATTTAAACCAATATTTTTGCCAATTCATATAGCCCTCTTTTAATAGTTGATACATATGACCCCCCCTTACCAATATAATCCCTAATATTTATTGTAAACGATCTACTAGTGTAGTCCATAAACTAATAATACTATACCATATTTTGCTAATTTATAAAAGATAATCATAGGTAAATAAGTTATATTGCGACCTTTAAAATTATACATTGATTCACTTTTATAAACATTAACAAATACGGACCACTAAATGCTAACATCAAGCGGTCCTAGTCACGTTTATATAATCACTAGCTGGTTACTAGGGCTGTGGATAAGTATGTAAAAGTTCCTATATAATACACATCTAGTTGTTGATAACTAGTCCAATCTGTGGAAAACATTCTGAAACGTATTAGACATCATACACATTCATAATATTCCCTTTATCTAGGGTCACAATGCGATCTGATAATGCCTTTGCAACCGCAACATCATGTGTAACTAACAGGGTGGTTGTACTAGCTTTTTTCAGAATATCCTTAAGTTCTGTTCGAATACTCTCCTGCAGTTCCGCGTCAAGGTTACTAAACGGTTCATCTAGTAGAATGAGGGATGGTAAAGGAGCTAGTGCCCTCGCTAGTGCAACACGTTGTTGTTGTCCTCCACTTAGTTCATGTGGATAGCGCTTTTCATAACCGACTAAATTAATGAGTTCTAATAAATCATTTACACGATCTTTTTTTGACTTTCTATTCCCTTTATTAAGTCCAAACATGATATTTTTCTCGACTGTCATATGTGGAAATAAAGCATAATCTTGAAATACCATCCCAATCCCACGATCTTCTGGTTTTATGAAAATTTGGTCATTAACCATAATCTGACCGTTAATATAGATCTGACCCTTAGATGGTGACTCAAGCCCTGTTAATAGTCTTAATATTGTACTCTTTCCGCTACCACTTCTACCTAATATTGAAATGATTTCACCTTTGTTAACGGTAAGATTAAAATCGGTAATCGTCTCTTGTTTCGTATTGCTATATTTAAAATGTAATTGTTTAATGTTTACGTACACGAGATTCACCTACTTTATAAAAGAAATAGATTGCGAGCGCACTAACTACGATAATAATTAATGAGGGAATTGATGCCTCTTCTATCATTTCATCACCTGCATAATCATACGCTTTAGTAGCTAAAGTATCATAGTTAAATGGTCTTAAAATTAATGTTAGGGGTAGTTCCTTTAAAACATCAATAAACACTAAGATTGCTGCATTAAATATCGAAAATTTAATCATCGGAAAGTCAACTTTAATCAAAGTTTTAAATAAATTATTCCCTAGTGTTCTTGACGCCTCACTAAATTTATTGCCAACCTTATCAAACCCCGCTTCAATCGAATTATATCCAATTGCCATGAACCGTATGGTATAAGCAAAAATGAGCGAATATATACTAAAGGACAGTAGTAGTTTCTTTGAATCTGGATTAATCAATTGATACACGCTATATAGCTTGTCATCAATTGAAATAAAAAGTAGCATTACAGCTATCGCAATGATTGCTCCTGGTATTGAGTATCCAATCGTAATAATACGCGAGAAAATTCTAGAGATTGTCGACTTATAGTTTCTGGAATAGTTTGCTATAATGATCGCTATTAAGAGGATTATTATTGTAGTCGTTAATGCAAGAGTGACTGAATTAATTGTTACATATATAAAATCAATCCTATAAAATAACTGGTAACGATTAATACTGTATGCAATTAATTGTAGTGTAGGAATTATGAACCCCGCACCTAATATGAAGAGTGGAAAAAGCATAGTTAGTGTTTTTTTGTAACCATTAAGCTCTATTCTATGGATCGGCTTCACTACTGTATTTGTATAACTATAACTTTTTCGACTTCTAAGTAGCTTTTCTAATATGAGTATAATAATTACTAGGACCAATAACATACCCGATAACCGAACGGCAGATAGAATATCACCAAATGAACGCCATGCTGTAAAGATAGCAGTACTAAACGTTCTAACACCAAAGTAATGAACAACACCATAATCATTTAATACTTCTAGAATAACCAGAATGACACCACCTATTATTGCATTACGTAGCAGTGGTACTCCTACTTTTAAAAAAATAGATAGTTGCCCTTTCCCTAACACTCTAGCACTCTCAATTAATGATGAAGATTGTTTCTGTAAAAACGATTTGCTGATTATATATACGTATGGATACAAGAATAATGTGAAAATAAATATGGTCCCACGGACCGACATAATATCTAAATAGTGTGGTGGTATTTGCACTTGAAATAAATGTCTAGCTGTCGTCTGTACTACACCTGTATAACTCACCATCTCACTATACGTGTAGGCTGCTATATAAGGTGGAATCGCAAGGGGTAAAATCAATCCCCATTCAAAAGTGCGCCTCAAAGGAAATTCATACATTGTAACTACCCATGCCAATGACACCCCAATGATCGCCGATAAAAAACCTGTTGAAATAATAATTATGAGTGTATTCTTAATATAATACGGTAATAGATGCTCTTTAATATGAAACCATACCTCACTCGGTTGTTCAAAAAGTCTCATCATAATATTGGCAGTTGGTAATATTACAAGTAGGACTGCAATTAGACTTAATATAAACCAGATATTTAAATATGTTTTAAGGTCTCGGAGTTTAAACATGACGACACATCCTTGTTTTTCAATCGCTTTAAGTTTGAAGTAGGCTATGAGGTTACTGTTACTGTATTGTTAAATCAATATAACAGTGTCTCAATCCTTAATATTATGTTTTTATATGTATAAAAAAAGGCAATATTTGAATGAGTATTTTAAAAATATAGTAGACTTAATTCATGAAATACTTAAATCTATGGCGCTTGCAGTAATTGAATAAAGATTTAACTTTCAAAAAATATCATAAAAATAATTAATGAACGCCCTGTATGCTGATATACAGGGCGTCTATTATACGAACGGTTATGTATTTTTATTAGTGACCACTTGTATCCCATTTCACTTCGTTGAATATTTCTACTGCTTTAGTATTAAATTCACCTAGTTGTGAAAGATTAATATCTTGTGTATTAAAATCTCCCCATGAATTTAGCAATGCTGATGGTTCAACATTTTGATTAACAGGATATTCATAGTTTTCTTTCGCATAAACATTTTGTGCTTGTTCACTCGATAAGAATTCTAGTAACTTAGTCGCATTATCTTTATTAGAAGCATATTTTGTAACCCCTGCACCACTAATGTTTACGTGTGTGTTTTCTGGGAATAAAATTGCTACTTGTTTCGCTGCTTCTTTTTGATCTTCTCTAGCAAGCATTTTTCCAATATAATAAGTATTCATGATTGCTAAGTCGCCTGTACCCTCAGCAATTGCCATCGCCTGTGCACGGTCATTACCTTCAGGGTCACGAGCCATATTATTTGCCACACCTTGTGCCCATGCCTTTGCATCATCTTCTCCATTTATTGCAATGAACGATGCTAATAGCGATTGGTTGTAGATGTTTGAAGAGGCACGTACTAGAATACGATCATTCCACTTTGAATCTGCCAAATCATCATATGTATTTAGACCATCTACTTCTGGGTTAACACGATCTTTAGAGTAAACAATTACTCTAGCTCTCATTGTTAAACCAAACCAATGATCATCAGTATCCTGTAAATTTGCAGGAACATTTGCTTCTAATACATCGCTATTAATTGATTGGAATAAATTTTTGTCTTTAGCTCTTACTAAACGTCCTGCGTCTGCAACAACTAGAACATCGGCTTCTGTATCTTCGCCTTCTGTTTCTAGACGATTTATTAATTCATCCGCTTTTGCCTTTACAATATTTACTTTAATTCCCGTTTCCTCTGTAAATAAATCATAAATATATTGATCCGTATCATAGTGTCGATCCGTATACACATTGACAACTTCTCCTTCTTCTTGTTGCCCTAATGTGCATCCTGAAACAATAAAGACAGTTACTAAAACAGTAAACATACTAAGAAACTTTTTCATCTTTTATGAACCTCCTGATTTTATATATTTTAAAGTGATAATATTTACTACAAGTTAATTGATAATTATTATCACTTATTCAATCACAAGTATTATTATAGTTGATAATAATTATCATTGCAAGTAATATAATAACAATATTCAATATTTTACTTTTTTTAAAAAAATTAACTTATATGAGGAGTTCTACTTTTTGTTCAATACATTACTCTTATCAATACAAAAAAAGCCATAGATTTTATAATCTACAGACTTTTAATATCAATCTCTTTGTAAACCGCTACAAATTTGTCTATTTACTTAATCTTGAGAATACTCACAAGCTTCGCCCTCATCAATCTTACATTTAAGAACAAGTTTTGCTTTATTTAATTGAACATCCTCTTCCTTACTTTCAAGTAGTTCCATAAGTTTAATATTCAGGTGATAGGCAGTTTCAAAGTTCAGTTCGCCAGTAACGTCTATTTGATAATCTTCTTGAAACTCTTGCAATGCATTCTTTGTTTCTAAATCGAAATAACCATCTGTTCGAATCGTGTCACTATAGTCTAACTTTTTAAGCAAAGCTTGCATTTCACTTATTTCGGTATGAACTGTATCATATTTCAACGGTTCAAAGAAGTCAATAAATCCAATTTCTTCAAGTGCAGCAGGATCAATTTCTACAGTTGGTGCTACTCCTACATCTTGAATCCAGTCTTTACCTGGGGTCAACCAAGTCTCTACTGTTAGCTTTACAGCAACTTCTTGATCCTGAGTAAAGAAAAATGTATTTTGAACCGTTCCTTTACCATAAGTCGTTTTACCAACTAATTCGTGATCACCGTAATATTCAAGTGTAGCCGCAAATATTTCAGAAGCTGAAGCACTATTTTCATTAATTAAAACAACAATTTCCTTACTAATTTCTGAATCGATACTATTTGCATACTCGCCAACAGGTTCTTCATCAATCTTTTTACGGTATAGAATTGGCTCATCTGTATCTATGAAATAGTCGATCATTTTCTTTACCGTCGTTAACATCCCTCCTGGATTATTTCTTACATCTAAAATATATCCATTAAGATTGTTATTTGTATTCAATGCTTCAATGTCCTTTTTCATTTCTTCATAGGTTCCTTCTGAGAACATGCTGATCGATACATAGCCATATTTATGACCATCCTGTGTAAGTACTTCTGTCGTAACCGTTTCTTGACTAATAATATCAACGTTCAGTTTTATTTCAATGGAGTTATCGAGACTTCCACGATAGATACGCATCGATCTCTCGGCTCCCTTTTCTCCTTTAATGAGTGCTGCAATCTCACTTGTGGTCAAATCAGCTACACTTTGTCCCTCTACTTCATAAATCACATCACCGCGTTGTAGACCAGACTTGCTTGCAGGCGTGTTTTCATAGACTGTATTGATGACTGGGTATTTTCCATTTTGTATAATCATAATCCCTGCACCAGCATATTGAGCATAGATATGGTCATAAAATTCCTTTAACTCTTCTTCATTAAGGTAACTAGAGTATGGATCCTCAAGCGCTGCTACAATTCCATGCATTGCTCCATCAATTAAAGGATCTTTCTCTTCATAGTACATACTATATTCCTCTATTGCATCAAGCAGTTGGTTAATTTCATCGATGGGATCACTTTTAAAGTTAGGTATATTTGGTATTTTCACTTCTTCACCCGTTAAAAAAAATCCTCCCAAAATAACCCCAACAATTAGCGTCCCGATGGGTATCAAATAACGTTCTAAATGTTTCACTAACGATCACATCCACTCCATATTATATATTCTTTATACTTATCTAATTAATAATATGTAATTATTATTAAGTTATACATTTGATTTCATATTATTCTTAAGCTTATCATTATCACCAAAGGTTGGTATCGTTTCTCTTAGAGTGACTCATATGTTGCGCGTTTAATTTCTTTTTTTGTCTCTTAAATCGTTTTAAGAATCGTGTGTTTATTCGTGAACGCTCCTCTTCATATTGTTCTCCATCAATTTCAGAAGCATTTGTCATAAATAACAAGGCACGATTATCAATTTCATTAATATAGCTTTTCAAAACCGGTACTTCTCGACTATCCATTAAACAGACTAATAAATTACGGTTAATTCCATTATAACCACCAGATACATTCAATATTGAAGCATCTTCATCTACTTTGTTAATAATGAGGTCCTTGAACTCTCGATATTTTTGGGACACAATATAGACTGCAACTTTCTTATGTGGACCCATCTGTACTAAATCGATTGCCTTTGTCGTTGTATAAAGCGAGATAAGAGCAAGTAATCCTTTTTCTACGCCAAAGAAAACGAGTCCAGTTGTAATAACGACGACATCAAACACTGCAATTGAAACACCTAATGTTAAACTAGAATATTTGTGTAAAATTTGAGCAGGAATATCAAGTCCTCCTGTTGAACCATTTGCTCTGAAGATTAAACCCAGACCAAGACCTATACCTACTCCACCAAATACAGCCGCAAGTAAAGGTGCTAACTGTTCATTTTCAAGGACTACCACATAGTCCTCTGTAATTAATACAAAAGCTGGTAACATAATAGTCCCATATATACTCTTTACGGCTACTTCATTCCCGAGTACAATCCAACCTAAAAAGAATAACGGTAGGTTCATCACCCACTGGGAATAAGCAGGTTTAATGTGAAACAACTTCTCAATCACCGTACTAAGACCCGTTACACCACCAGGAACAAAATCATATTTATTCAAGAACACATTAAAGGCAACTGCCATTATGTAACACCCTATTGTCAAGATTGAATATGACTTGAAAAAGTCCCATATCTTCTTTTTAGATAATTTCTTGTTCTCTAGTACCACTGTTGCATCAGCCATTTGATGTCACCTCTTATATACGTAATCTCTCTCAATGTTAACGTAGTAAGTATGTTCTGTCAAAAAATTTGAATTTTTATCATGTAGCTTTTATTAACTATTTTCTAATCGCCATCTTAGATAGGCATCAATGAATTGATCTAGATCGCCATCCATAACGGCTTGAGTATTCCCAACATCTAAATGAGTACGATGGTCCTTAACCATGGAATACGGATGGAAAACATATGACCTTATTTGGCTTCCCCATCCAATTTCCTTCTGCTCTCCTCGAAGATTAGCAATCTCTTCCTGTTTTTTCTCTACTTCAACTTGGTATAACTTTGTCTTTAGCATTTGCATTGCTCGTTCACGGTTTTTGATTTGTGAGCGCTCGTTCTGGCATGTCACAACTGTGCCTGTTGGAGTATGGGTAATTCGCACTGCCGAGTCTGTCGTATTAACGTGTTGTCCACCAGCTCCACTCGCGCGATAGGTATCCACTTTTATATCTTCTGATTTTACTTCAATTTCAATATCATCATTTATTTCTGGCATAACATCGACTGATACAAATGATGTATGTCTACGCCCTGATGAATCAAATGGTGAAATTCGAACCAGGCGATGAACGCCCTTTTCGGACTTAATGTATCCATACGCATTTTCCCCTTTTAAAATCAATGTCACACTTTTGATTCCTGCCTCGTCACCATTTTGATAATCCAGAATTTCAACTTTGTAACCCTTCTTCTCTGCATATCGCGTATACATTCTTAAAAGCATCTCGCCCCAATCCTGTGATTCCGTTCCACCAGCACCAGGATGAAGTTCAACGATCGCATTGTTCTGATCATAGGGTTCTGTCAGTAATAGTTGTAAATCAAACTCATGTATTTTCTGCTTAAATTCTTCAGTCCCGTCAACTAACTCTTTTTTTAAGGTTTCATCCATTTCTTCATCATTTAATAACGAATAGGTAACCTCTAATTCTTCATAAAGGGTCACTAGTTCATCATAGCGTTCCTTCTTAGATTTTAACAGATTTGCTTCATCAATAACGTTCTTTGCTTCTCTCCTGTCAGACCAAAAATCAGGAGAACTCATTTCTTCTTCATACGTTGTAATTGTCTTGGTGATTTTATCTATATTAAATGATTTTGTAATTTCATCTAACTTCTCTTTTAACGTGTTTAATGCTTGTTTTACCTCTATTAATTCCATAGAATCGACATCCTTAATCAAAATTTAGACTCTTGAAACTAGTTCCAAGAGTCTTACGAATCATTCTTATTTGATTATAATCCACAACATTTTTTATATTTCTTTCCACTTCCACAAGGACACGGGTCATTTCTGCCCACTTTATCCTTTTTCACAATTGGTTTTTTCTTTTGATTAGTTTCTTCTTTACCTGATGTTGCTTTTGTTGGTTTAGCAACCTGTTCACGTTGCAAGTTACTTTTAATCTGAGCTCGTATTATATATCTGGTTACATCTTCTTCAATTGATATAATAAGATTTTCAAACATGTCAAATCCTTCTAATTGATATTCATTTAGTGGATTTATTTGTCCATACGCTCGAAGTCCAATACTTTGTCTTAAGGCATCCATTTGATCGATGTGAGCAGTCCACTTCATATCAATCACACGCAATGTAATTACCTTCATGAACTCTTTAAACATATCGTCTTCAATCATTTCACGTTTTTCATCCAAGGTTTCATTTGCCTTCAAGTAGATTTTCTCAACGATATCAGATGAACTTAATTCAGTGAAATCACTTAGTTTAAACGCATTTTTACCGAATACGTTATTATTGTAATAATTAACTAACGACTCTAAACGCCAGTCACCTTTATCCGTTCCTGGGTCACAATATGTATAAACGATACGTTCAATTGAAGATTTAAACATCTTTTCTACAATTGGTCTTATATCGTCATTATCTAAAACTTCAAATCGTTGTTCATACATGACTTCTCGTTGCTGTCTAATTACATCGTCATACTGAAGTAATGTTTTACGACTATCAAAGTTGTTACCCTCAACTCGTTTTTGAGCTCCTTCAACAGAGCGACTAATCATTTTACTTTCAATCGCTTCATTTTCTTTAAATCCTAACGTACCAAGTAAACCTTGTAAACGTTCAGAACCAAATCGTCTCAAGAGTTCATCTTCTAGTGATAAATAAAATCGTGAATAACCAGGATCTCCCTGACGTCCTGAACGACCTCTTAACTGATTATCGATACGTCTAGATTCATGTCGTTCTGTACCAATAACCGCCAGTCCGCCTACTTCTTTAACACCTTCACCTAGTTTAATGTCGGTTCCACGACCTGCCATATTGGTTGCGATCGTTACCGCTCCTTTTTGTCCTGCGTTTAGGATAATATCCGCTTCTCGTTCATGTTGTTTTGCATTTAATACGTTATGGCTGATCCCTTTTCGTTTCAGTAACCCAGAAAGTAACTCTGATGTTTCAACCGCAACCGTACCAATTAACATAGGTTGTCCTATTTCATGGCGTTCTGCAATGTCTTCAGCTAACGCTTTAAATTTAGATTCCATAGTTGGATAAATCAAATCTGGTTTATCCTCACGAACAATTGGTTTGTTGGTTGGAACCTCAACCACATACATATTATAAATGTTTCTAAATTCTTCTTCCTCAGTTTTTGCAGTACCTGTCATACCTGATAGTTTTTGATACATTCTAAAGAAGTTCTGGAATGTGATTGTTGCTAATGTTTGTGTTTCCTTTTTAATGCTGACATCTTCTTTAGCCTCGATTGCCTGGTGTAATCCTTCGCTCCATTGACGGCCTTTCATCTTACGTCCTGTAAATGGGTCTACGATTACGATTTCACCTTCTTCAACAACGTAATCAACATCACGCTTCATAACGACATTCGCTTTAAGAGCGTTGTTGATATTATGAAGGAGTCCCGCATACTGTACATCAAATAAGTTTTCTATATTAAAGAATCGTTCTGCTTTTGAAATACCCGATTCCGTTAACTGCGCGCTTCTTGATTTGACATCTATATCATAATCCTCATCATTAAATGTTTTTACAATAGAATCTGCTTGTTTATATAAACTAACTGATTTTTTTGATCCTCCTGAAATAATCAGTGGTGTTCTCGCCTCATCAATTAAAATCGAGTCAACCTCATCAATGATTGCAAAGTTAAGAAGGCGCTGAACCATTTCACGCTTGTACATGACCATGTTATCACGGAGATAATCAAATCCTAGCTCATTGTTAGTTGAATACATAACGTCACTAGCATATTGTTTACGTTTTTCATCTTTAGATAAGCTATTTAAATTAAGACCTACGGTTAGTCCTAACCATCTAAACACTTCTCCATATTCTTCGGCATCACGTGATGCTAAGTATTCATTCACTGTAATAATGTGAACACCTTTACCTGTTAATGCATTTAGATAGGCAGGCATTGTTGAAGTAAGCGTCTTACCTTCACCTGTTTTCATCTCTGCAATATTACCACCGTGAATCGCTAATGCACCAATAATTTGTACCTTAAAGGCTTTTAATCCTAGTACACGGTAGGCAGCTTCTCTCACAACAGCAAATGCCTCAATCCTTATATCCTCAAGTGTTTCATTATTCTCTAATCTCTCTTTAAGTTCTGCTGTCTTATTTTGTAACGCCTCGTCCGATAAATCTCC
The Haloplasma contractile SSD-17B DNA segment above includes these coding regions:
- a CDS encoding YitT family protein; the protein is MADATVVLENKKLSKKKIWDFFKSYSILTIGCYIMAVAFNVFLNKYDFVPGGVTGLSTVIEKLFHIKPAYSQWVMNLPLFFLGWIVLGNEVAVKSIYGTIMLPAFVLITEDYVVVLENEQLAPLLAAVFGGVGIGLGLGLIFRANGSTGGLDIPAQILHKYSSLTLGVSIAVFDVVVITTGLVFFGVEKGLLALISLYTTTKAIDLVQMGPHKKVAVYIVSQKYREFKDLIINKVDEDASILNVSGGYNGINRNLLVCLMDSREVPVLKSYINEIDNRALLFMTNASEIDGEQYEEERSRINTRFLKRFKRQKKKLNAQHMSHSKRNDTNLW
- a CDS encoding S41 family peptidase, translated to MKHLERYLIPIGTLIVGVILGGFFLTGEEVKIPNIPNFKSDPIDEINQLLDAIEEYSMYYEEKDPLIDGAMHGIVAALEDPYSSYLNEEELKEFYDHIYAQYAGAGIMIIQNGKYPVINTVYENTPASKSGLQRGDVIYEVEGQSVADLTTSEIAALIKGEKGAERSMRIYRGSLDNSIEIKLNVDIISQETVTTEVLTQDGHKYGYVSISMFSEGTYEEMKKDIEALNTNNNLNGYILDVRNNPGGMLTTVKKMIDYFIDTDEPILYRKKIDEEPVGEYANSIDSEISKEIVVLINENSASASEIFAATLEYYGDHELVGKTTYGKGTVQNTFFFTQDQEVAVKLTVETWLTPGKDWIQDVGVAPTVEIDPAALEEIGFIDFFEPLKYDTVHTEISEMQALLKKLDYSDTIRTDGYFDLETKNALQEFQEDYQIDVTGELNFETAYHLNIKLMELLESKEEDVQLNKAKLVLKCKIDEGEACEYSQD
- a CDS encoding ABC transporter permease translates to MFKLRDLKTYLNIWFILSLIAVLLVILPTANIMMRLFEQPSEVWFHIKEHLLPYYIKNTLIIIISTGFLSAIIGVSLAWVVTMYEFPLRRTFEWGLILPLAIPPYIAAYTYSEMVSYTGVVQTTARHLFQVQIPPHYLDIMSVRGTIFIFTLFLYPYVYIISKSFLQKQSSSLIESARVLGKGQLSIFLKVGVPLLRNAIIGGVILVILEVLNDYGVVHYFGVRTFSTAIFTAWRSFGDILSAVRLSGMLLVLVIIILILEKLLRSRKSYSYTNTVVKPIHRIELNGYKKTLTMLFPLFILGAGFIIPTLQLIAYSINRYQLFYRIDFIYVTINSVTLALTTTIIILLIAIIIANYSRNYKSTISRIFSRIITIGYSIPGAIIAIAVMLLFISIDDKLYSVYQLINPDSKKLLLSFSIYSLIFAYTIRFMAIGYNSIEAGFDKVGNKFSEASRTLGNNLFKTLIKVDFPMIKFSIFNAAILVFIDVLKELPLTLILRPFNYDTLATKAYDYAGDEMIEEASIPSLIIIVVSALAIYFFYKVGESRVRKH
- the prfB gene encoding peptide chain release factor 2, with translation MELIEVKQALNTLKEKLDEITKSFNIDKITKTITTYEEEMSSPDFWSDRREAKNVIDEANLLKSKKERYDELVTLYEELEVTYSLLNDEEMDETLKKELVDGTEEFKQKIHEFDLQLLLTEPYDQNNAIVELHPGAGGTESQDWGEMLLRMYTRYAEKKGYKVEILDYQNGDEAGIKSVTLILKGENAYGYIKSEKGVHRLVRISPFDSSGRRHTSFVSVDVMPEINDDIEIEVKSEDIKVDTYRASGAGGQHVNTTDSAVRITHTPTGTVVTCQNERSQIKNRERAMQMLKTKLYQVEVEKKQEEIANLRGEQKEIGWGSQIRSYVFHPYSMVKDHRTHLDVGNTQAVMDGDLDQFIDAYLRWRLENS
- a CDS encoding Fe(3+) ABC transporter substrate-binding protein — encoded protein: MKKFLSMFTVLVTVFIVSGCTLGQQEEGEVVNVYTDRHYDTDQYIYDLFTEETGIKVNIVKAKADELINRLETEGEDTEADVLVVADAGRLVRAKDKNLFQSINSDVLEANVPANLQDTDDHWFGLTMRARVIVYSKDRVNPEVDGLNTYDDLADSKWNDRILVRASSNIYNQSLLASFIAINGEDDAKAWAQGVANNMARDPEGNDRAQAMAIAEGTGDLAIMNTYYIGKMLAREDQKEAAKQVAILFPENTHVNISGAGVTKYASNKDNATKLLEFLSSEQAQNVYAKENYEYPVNQNVEPSALLNSWGDFNTQDINLSQLGEFNTKAVEIFNEVKWDTSGH
- a CDS encoding putative bifunctional diguanylate cyclase/phosphodiesterase yields the protein MYQLLKEGYMNWQKYWFKYGTPWIFVIILGYIILSSVMTYSNVTSLLINFAFLFMLVVAYILKNDNIKDLLLYCALILFMSHMVVQSISIVYISRYIYLIPVLYIIVSQKRYTGIISSLVLSTYVYTFFLKPNNSNIPDQLLHGLAIGAFINSLLVTLVSKMIHSLVDKTKHYKMLSYELKQLNDSLQYKSTHDSLTGLPKRDIILKKIKDCITHYKEDPDFDFAVLFVDLDQFKHINDTLGHHIGDQALKEQVDKITQLMENKGTVSRFGGDEFIILLDQYDDKEAVFELIDHILVNIKVPVKIAGHYIANTASIGICFADQDYNTPEEYLQYSDLAMYQAKMQGKDRYVVFSNEYKKRNNRYVKLERDLHYALEREQLELYYQPIYNLQTDEVTGFEALIRWNHPDYGLIKPTEFIPITEETGLIIPIGKWIMEEACSKLLILQEELNNNTLTISINVSPIQLLNPSIYDQIVDVIDQTGIRPELISLEITESVVIDEFKHSEALLERIKRLGMKIYVDDFGTGYSSLGYLYQLPLDLIKIDQSFVMMCNEDIKKKKMLKTILNLANEFKMEVIGEGVEKIEEFIELKTLGCKQIQGYYISKPKPINELKQMLAELKLKNEKRTKAV
- a CDS encoding ABC transporter ATP-binding protein, whose translation is MYVNIKQLHFKYSNTKQETITDFNLTVNKGEIISILGRSGSGKSTILRLLTGLESPSKGQIYINGQIMVNDQIFIKPEDRGIGMVFQDYALFPHMTVEKNIMFGLNKGNRKSKKDRVNDLLELINLVGYEKRYPHELSGGQQQRVALARALAPLPSLILLDEPFSNLDAELQESIRTELKDILKKASTTTLLVTHDVAVAKALSDRIVTLDKGNIMNVYDV
- the secA gene encoding preprotein translocase subunit SecA, which encodes MASLLKRIFDSGYKSLKKYDKEADQVLALEQTMGDLSDEALQNKTAELKERLENNETLEDIRIEAFAVVREAAYRVLGLKAFKVQIIGALAIHGGNIAEMKTGEGKTLTSTMPAYLNALTGKGVHIITVNEYLASRDAEEYGEVFRWLGLTVGLNLNSLSKDEKRKQYASDVMYSTNNELGFDYLRDNMVMYKREMVQRLLNFAIIDEVDSILIDEARTPLIISGGSKKSVSLYKQADSIVKTFNDEDYDIDVKSRSAQLTESGISKAERFFNIENLFDVQYAGLLHNINNALKANVVMKRDVDYVVEEGEIVIVDPFTGRKMKGRQWSEGLHQAIEAKEDVSIKKETQTLATITFQNFFRMYQKLSGMTGTAKTEEEEFRNIYNMYVVEVPTNKPIVREDKPDLIYPTMESKFKALAEDIAERHEIGQPMLIGTVAVETSELLSGLLKRKGISHNVLNAKQHEREADIILNAGQKGAVTIATNMAGRGTDIKLGEGVKEVGGLAVIGTERHESRRIDNQLRGRSGRQGDPGYSRFYLSLEDELLRRFGSERLQGLLGTLGFKENEAIESKMISRSVEGAQKRVEGNNFDSRKTLLQYDDVIRQQREVMYEQRFEVLDNDDIRPIVEKMFKSSIERIVYTYCDPGTDKGDWRLESLVNYYNNNVFGKNAFKLSDFTELSSSDIVEKIYLKANETLDEKREMIEDDMFKEFMKVITLRVIDMKWTAHIDQMDALRQSIGLRAYGQINPLNEYQLEGFDMFENLIISIEEDVTRYIIRAQIKSNLQREQVAKPTKATSGKEETNQKKKPIVKKDKVGRNDPCPCGSGKKYKKCCGL